TCTTCGGTACGGCTTCGGAAAAAGATGATATTGGGAAATGAATTGTCGTCAGATTTTATATTACCCAATCCTCGTTCAAAATCAATATGAATAATTATACCTTCCAGCAATTCCAAAGGGAAATCTGATTGTCTGACAAAATCATTGTTTCTTTTTCTGGTAAGTTCTTCCTCTTCATCAATAGGAATAAACATGCTTTCAACGATTTGATTTGACCTTCGAGAACGCATAATTTCCGACATGTTTACCTCATAGGTAGCTTCGTTAATCAATCCAATATTGGTTCTGACCGGAGGGATGACTACATCGGGTGGAAACTCCAGATCCCAGTAAAGAAGCATAACCCGAGTTCCCAATGTGTTTAGTTTTTTAACTAAAGGGAGGTAATCGCCATCACCGGTAATGAGCACGACTACATCAAACTTTTTTAGAATAGCCAGCTCGAATGCTTCTAAAGCAAACCAAACATCAATTCCTTTTTCTGAACGATCTGCCAATTTAGATTTGTCGGAAAACATGGGTAAATAGTGTGTTACCACTCCGGCATACATCAAAATGTCATCAAAAATCCGGTCATACAGGAGTTGGTTTTCTCGTTTTGCGGCATCGTAAGCGCTAAACCTCCCTCTGAAATAGTGAGCATCTACTACCTGACAATAGTGCTTTTGCTCGACCGACTCTAATTCCATTACTTTTCCGCGTATAAATTCATGCAGCCCTTTGATGCTGATACGCGATTTTCGTTCATAATACCGGTAGTACTGTGTTACTCTTGAAAAGTATCCACCGTCATAGAATACTCCGATTTTAGTGATTTTTCCTTGTTGTTGTGTCCCCATTGTATTATTTTTTAAAAATAAACTGTATAAAATCTTGGTAAAAAAGTTGCAGTCCTGTAAAATGAATTGGCTTCAGCAACATTTTGCAGAAACAGACAAAAAAACATCAGGTTTGAATGGCTTCTGATTTTAGTGATGCCCGGTACACTTTGTATAAAACCGAAGCCCTGAGTGTCATCAACGCCACAATAAATATCAGTGAATGATGAAGTTGTTGCGGCAACCAAATCCATAGTAACAAAATCAGCACACCGATCAGGGCAACAGCTCCGAAATAGACACCCACCCAGTTAGGTGTATTTCTGAGCAGCAAAAGTGCTGCGGCAATCAGGTGTAAAGGAAATGCCCAAAAAAGGTTCAAATTAAAAGCCAGAACCTGATGATCGGTGCCAAACCATAAAAAAAGAATTAAAATTCCCACCCCCCCCAACAGACCAAAAAAAATAACATCGAAAGCGGGGTGAAATGATTTCTTTTTTAATTGAAAAATGGAAAATAAAACACCGGCAATAAAAATAAAAGCGAAAATTAAAACAGGAGTAAAAAGGATTTTTGGGTCAGGGGGAAGCTTTGCATCAACCACCTGACGAACTTCTTTGACTAAAGGCATTTTTCTGCCTAAGGAATCGGTTATTTGTGCGTTGGCAAAGGCATTCATCAGGTAATCGGGTAAAAACATATATTCCCGGGCAGTAGCTTTGCGGTCGGTGGGAAGCCCTAATATCAGGTCAATTCCAAAATCAACCCAAGCGTTTCGCGTAATATAAGGGTCAATTAACT
This is a stretch of genomic DNA from Sphingobacteriales bacterium. It encodes these proteins:
- a CDS encoding NYN domain-containing protein, translating into MGTQQQGKITKIGVFYDGGYFSRVTQYYRYYERKSRISIKGLHEFIRGKVMELESVEQKHYCQVVDAHYFRGRFSAYDAAKRENQLLYDRIFDDILMYAGVVTHYLPMFSDKSKLADRSEKGIDVWFALEAFELAILKKFDVVVLITGDGDYLPLVKKLNTLGTRVMLLYWDLEFPPDVVIPPVRTNIGLINEATYEVNMSEIMRSRRSNQIVESMFIPIDEEEELTRKRNNDFVRQSDFPLELLEGIIIHIDFERGLGNIKSDDNSFPNIIFFRSRTEDFFNLEKGDRVAFEVGKNERGPMAINVRCLEHFSRDLDDDEMENEALLSDEPNGNTFDNVQDDDNLLLN
- a CDS encoding DUF4105 domain-containing protein; the protein is MKTNVNNRPIWCCSNLLNLAIIFRTILLLSGNWFVLSPLHAQTGQVTSHAEVSLLTCSPGNEIYSYFGHCAIRVKDINTNYDKVYNYGTFSFDQPNFYTKFIRGKLMYQLSVNTFSRFVSEYESEDRWVIEQVLNLSPADKQVFIEKLTINARRENRQYLYDFFFDNCATRPRDLLENSLPNRIFFSENTEGSDLSFRELIDPYITRNAWVDFGIDLILGLPTDRKATAREYMFLPDYLMNAFANAQITDSLGRKMPLVKEVRQVVDAKLPPDPKILFTPVLIFAFIFIAGVLFSIFQLKKKSFHPAFDVIFFGLLGGVGILILFLWFGTDHQVLAFNLNLFWAFPLHLIAAALLLLRNTPNWVGVYFGAVALIGVLILLLWIWLPQQLHHSLIFIVALMTLRASVLYKVYRASLKSEAIQT